One part of the Gossypium raimondii isolate GPD5lz chromosome 1, ASM2569854v1, whole genome shotgun sequence genome encodes these proteins:
- the LOC105780662 gene encoding uncharacterized protein LOC105780662: MKVTGKASLPATFSGRNPTDADLKPTTKRKARNRRWKRVGGTPVVGRRSRPETPLLKWKVEEREKERGKEKVRGVEEELEDEVEEEENGGRRGGGRGHRRKGAPKVSARKLAAGLWRLQLPETVTSSVAERRSDRLGFKPGKDFVGVPFHYHHKDKICSSDAKDPLQSPGSASGTKNGLLRKIEPSIQFSNSAMEGATKWDPVCLKTTDEVRQIYNHMKRIDQQVSAVSIVSALEAELEQARAYIEELETERRSSKKKLEHFLRKVSEERTAWRSREHEKIRAFVDDVKADLNREQKKRQRLEIVNSKLVNELAAAKLSAKQYMQDYEKERKARELIEEVCDELAKEIGEDKAEVEAIKRDSMKLREEVDEERKMLQMAEVWREERVQMKLIDAKVALEERYSQMNKLIADLETFLRSRTGNLDTQDMQEAESLRQAAESVNVKEIKEFTYEPANPDDIFAVFEDVAFGEANEREIEPFTAYSPASHASKVLMLSPEMNMMKKDSIMKHSNALFDQNDEIEEDESGWETVSHLEDQGSIYSPKGSAASVTRNHRDSNFSGSGTEWEENACGDTPITEISEVCSLPARQSKKASSITRLWRSCPNNGENYKIISVEGANGRLSNGRKSNGGIVSPDRGSGKGGLSPSMGQWSSPDGHPHITKGMKGCIDWPRGAQKNSLKAKLLEARMESQKVQLRHVLKQKI; this comes from the exons ATGAAGGTGACGGGGAAAGCTAGTTTGCCAGCGACATTTTCGGGGAGGAATCCGACGGACGCGGATCTCAAGCCAACGACGAAACGGAAGGCAAGGAACAGGAGGTGGAAACGGGTCGGCGGTACGCCGGTTGTGGGGAGGCGGAGCAGGCCGGAGACGCCTTTGTTGAAATGGAAGGTGGaggagagagagaaagagagagggAAAGAGAAAGTTCGTGGAGTTGAGGAAGAGCTCGAGGACGAGGTGGAAGAGGAGGAGAATGGTGGCCGGAGAGGTGGTGGTCGAGGGCATAGGAGGAAAGGTGCTCCAAAAGTGTCCGCGAGGAAGCTTGCAGCTGGATTGTGGCGGTTACAGTTGCCGGAGACGGTGACGTCTAGTGTTGCAGAAAGGAGGAGCGATCGCTTAGGGTTTAAG CCTGGTAAAGATTTTGTGGGTGTTCCATTCCATTATCATCACAAGGACAAAATTTGTAGTTCAGATGCCAAGGATCCATTACAGAGCCCTGGTTCTGCCTCTGGCACTAAGAACGGTCTCTTGCGTAAG ATCGAGccttcaattcaattttccaaCTCTGCGATGGAGGGAGCAACAAAGTGGGATCCTGTCTGCTTAAAAACAACGGATGAGGTAAGGCAAATTTACAACCACATGAAGCGTATTGACCAACAAGTAAGTGCTGTATCAATTGTTTCTGCCCTTGAAGCTGAGCTAGAGCAGGCTCGAGCTTACATTGAGGAGCTTGAGACTGAGCGCCGATCCTCGAAGAAAAAACTTGAGCACTTCTTGAGGAAAGTTAGTGAGGAAAGGACTGCTTGGCGGAGTAGAGAGCATGAGAAAATACGTGCCTTTGTAGATGATGTTAAAGCGGACTTGAATCGAGAACAGAAAAAACGGCAGAGGCTTGAAATTGTTAATTCGAAATTGGTGAATGAGTTGGCTGCTGCCAAGTTATCGGCAAAGCAATATATGCAGGAttatgaaaaggaaagaaaagccAGAGAACTAATTGAAGAAGTATGCGATGAACTTGCTAAAGAAATTGGAGAAGACAAGGCTGAAGTGGAGGCAATTAAGAGAGATTCCATGAAGCTTCGCGAGGAAGTCGATGAGGAAAGAAAAATGTTGCAGATGGCTGAGGTCTGGCGTGAAGAACGTGTACAGATGAAGCTCATTGATGCAAAGGTAGCACTTGAAGAGAGGTATTCACAAATGAACAAGCTTATAGCAGATTTGGAGACTTTTCTAAGGTCAAGGACTGGAAATCTGGACACGCAAGACATGCAAGAAGCAGAATCACTAAGACAGGCTGCTGAATCAGTTAATGTTAAAGAAATTAAGGAATTTACATATGAGCCAGCAAACCCAGATGATATTTTTGCCGTTTTTGAAGATGTTGCTTTCGGTGAAGCAAATGaaagagaaattgaaccctTTACTGCATATAGTCCTGCTAGCCATGCCTCAAAAGTTCTTATGTTGAGTCCCGAAATGAACATGATGAAGAAAGACAGCATTATGAAACATTCAAATGCACTTTTTGATCAGAATGATGAGATAGAGGAAGATGAGAGTGGGTGGGAAACTGTCAGCCATCTCGAGGATCAGGGCTCAATTTACTCACCAAAAGGGAGTGCTGCATCTGTCACCAGGAATCACCGGGACAGCAATTTCTCGGGTAGTGGAACTGAATGGGAAGAAAATGCATGTGGAGATACCCCAATCACTGAAATTAGCGAAGTTTGTTCATTACCTGCTAGGCAGTCGAAGAAGGCGTCGTCCATAACGAGGCTTTGGAGGTCATGCCCGAATAATGGAGAAAATTACAAGATAATTTCAGTAGAAGGAGCAAATGGCAGACTTTCAAATGGAAGAAAGTCTAATGGGGGTATTGTATCCCCAGATCGAGGATCCGGTAAAGGTGGGCTCAGTCCTTCAATGGGACAGTGGAGTTCACCTGACGGTCATCCACACATAACGAAAGGGATGAAAGGGTGCATTGACTGGCCTCGTGGTGCACAAAAGAACAGTTTGAAGGCAAAGCTTTTGGAAGCAAGAATGGAAAGCCAAAAGGTCCAACTGCGGCATGTTCTTAAACAGAAGATTTAG
- the LOC105780669 gene encoding OVARIAN TUMOR DOMAIN-containing deubiquitinating enzyme 2, translating to MEGIIVRRVIPSDNSCLFNAIGYVMDHDKTKASELRQVIAATVASDPAKYSEAFLGKPNVEYCSWILDSEKWGGAIELSILADYYGREIAAYDIQTSRCDLYGQERNYSERVLLIYDGLHYDALAMSPFEYAPEEFDQTIFAVQKDRTIGPVEGLALNLVKDQQSKRRYTDTANFTLRCGVCQIGVIGQKEAVEHAQATGHVNFQEYR from the exons ATGGAAGGTATCATCGTTAGAAGGGTCATCCCCTCAGATAACAGCTGCCTTTTCAATGCTATTGG GTATGTTATGGACCATGACAAGACCAAAGCTTCGGAATTGAGACAG GTTATAGCAGCAACAGTGGCTAGCGATCCGGCGAAATATTCTGAGGCATTTCTCGGAAAGCCAAATGTAGAGTATTGTTCATGGATTCTCGACTCGGAAAAGTGGGGAG GTGCCATTGAGCTTTCAATATTAGCAGATTATTATGGACGTGAAATCGCAGCATATGATATTCAGACATCCCGTTGTGATTTGTATGGTCAG GAAAGGAACTATTCGGAAAGAGTCTTGCTGATCTATGACGGTCTCCACTATGATGCTTTGGCT ATGTCTCCGTTTGAGTATGCTCCCGAGGAGTTTGATCAGACTATATTTGCTGTACAAAAGGATAGAACCATCGGGCCGGTTGAAGGCCTAGCACTGAATCTGGTCAAGGATCAACAAAG TAAGAGGAGATACACTGACACTGCCAACTTCACTTTGCGTTGTGGAGTATGCCAAATTGGCGTCATTGGCCAGAAG GAGGCTGTTGAGCATGCACAAGCAACGGGCCATGTAAACTTTCAAGAATATAGATGA